TTAGTGAGAAGCAATCCGGAGATGAATGCTGCAGTCATCAACATGTAAAACACTGCGTCCCAGCTAATGGCAGAGATGTAACCAGTGAGTACCGGTCCAATCGCAGCACCTACGGATCCTGTGCCGTCTATGATAGCTGTGACTGTAGCCAAAGCCCTTGCATTGCCTTTGAGAGATCTGTGTGTTCCGAGATCAGCTGAGACAGCTGTTGTGATGAGAGCGAATGGTCCATTTACAAAGACTCCTGATGTGAACATGAGGATGACATTGATGGTCATTGAGATATGTCCGAAGACTCTGTAGAGGAACAGAGCTGGGATTGCCAAGTAGATGAATCCTGCTGCTGTGATGGCTCTTCCGTCCAGTTGATCAGAGATGTATCCGGCTAAGACTCCTCCAACCACGCCTCCAACATCGAAGAGTGTCGACAAGTTTCCAGATGTCTCCTCAGACAGGTACTCTCCTCCGATCACTGCATCACGTAATTCAGTCAATACCTATATTAAGGCTACAACATTAGAGGGTCAAAGGAAGGAGAGATGATGAGAAAACATACTGTTGTGGCTGACATAGAAAGGAAGCCAGTAGAGGAAAGTGTATGAAACCAACTTAGTGAAGAAGAGACAGAAGGCGAAAGGAGCAACACCGGGGATTCTCCAAGCGGCCATGAACCCGATTGCTTTTCTATCGAATCCAGTACTCATTCTAGATTCCAAGAAGCTCTCTGTGATGGTGTCACCGAGCCTCATGGTGGAGTCAATCTCAGTTCCATCTCTCTCAGCCTCAACGGTTGGAGGGTTCACAGGCAAGAAAAGGTAAACAACGATTCCAAGAAAAGTCATGAGCAAAGATGGGCCAAGAAATGACCAACCCCATCCATATCTAAGCAGACCGGATGCGATCAGAGACCCTGTGATGTTACCAAGGGAAGTGTGAGCACTCCAAACACCCATAATCATTCCTCGTCTCTTCTTGTCGAACCAGTTTCCTAGCACGGCCACAACACAAGGCCAGCCTATCGACTGAAACCATCCTGCCATAACCTGAACCGCCAAGAAATAGTAGAAGCTGTGGAAATCAGCCCAGAACGCAACCCCAAAGAGAGCTGTGAAAAGGCCGGTCCCTATCATACCGATAGTCAGAAACGTCCTGAGATCCAAACGATCTCCCAAGTGACCCGCCACAAACATCCCAACCGCATAGACAGAGAGGAAAGCCAAGTCAATCTGCCCAAGCAAGGCTGTTCCATCGGGTCCATCAAAGGGTGCCCAACCACCTTTGATTGTTGATGCGGAAAGTGTTCCTTTGACAATGCTATTAGGCTTTCGGGCAGCATGGAAGGCGATATAGGCGACAAAGGTTAAGAGAAAGACTAGGGCT
The sequence above is a segment of the Camelina sativa cultivar DH55 chromosome 10, Cs, whole genome shotgun sequence genome. Coding sequences within it:
- the LOC104717745 gene encoding putative glycerol-3-phosphate transporter 2, with the protein product MASWTSSQFLYEETKPWGIQFLERFKRSGRLSFKQYQALVFLLTFVAYIAFHAARKPNSIVKGTLSASTIKGGWAPFDGPDGTALLGQIDLAFLSVYAVGMFVAGHLGDRLDLRTFLTIGMIGTGLFTALFGVAFWADFHSFYYFLAVQVMAGWFQSIGWPCVVAVLGNWFDKKRRGMIMGVWSAHTSLGNITGSLIASGLLRYGWGWSFLGPSLLMTFLGIVVYLFLPVNPPTVEAERDGTEIDSTMRLGDTITESFLESRMSTGFDRKAIGFMAAWRIPGVAPFAFCLFFTKLVSYTFLYWLPFYVSHNMIGGEYLSEETSGNLSTLFDVGGVVGGVLAGYISDQLDGRAITAAGFIYLAIPALFLYRVFGHISMTINVILMFTSGVFVNGPFALITTAVSADLGTHRSLKGNARALATVTAIIDGTGSVGAAIGPVLTGYISAISWDAVFYMLMTAAFISGLLLTKLIIAEVKAILFGSEDKVASSSSSPATRAPIDVLI